One genomic region from Mytilus trossulus isolate FHL-02 chromosome 9, PNRI_Mtr1.1.1.hap1, whole genome shotgun sequence encodes:
- the LOC134684768 gene encoding uncharacterized protein LOC134684768, giving the protein MKMHKKINLQGKWIYGCCMLPDGRLVFTYNREGKVRAFNDQGSKELEMKIPCGAFDIVYISNDNTLVVTSGESDKQCLTIIDLERKKIKKTISLSSDNYGIVLKDNQLIYFAFNKGIRKMNLYDEALSDIVREEMASEGYIATFKDNIYHTHRLNHTVTCYNLQGEIQWTFKNEDVLKNPLGIDVDSNDNVYVAGIHSNNVVVISNDGQIYRELLKRGIDFLYPIALRYYGHKKQLLVANIHDEARLVDLI; this is encoded by the coding sequence ATGAAGATGCACAAGAAAATAAACCTGCAAGGCAAATGGATTTATGGATGTTGCATGCTGCCAGATGGTAGATTGGTGTTTACTTACAACCGTGAAGGGAAAGTGAGAGCATTCAACGATCAAGGATCTAAAGAACTTGAGATGAAGATACCATGTGGAGCGTTTGATATAGTATACATCAGTAATGACAATACATTGGTTGTTACATCCGGCGAATCAGATAAGCAATGTCTGACCATTATAGATCTTGAGaggaaaaaaattaagaaaacaatttcactGAGTTCGGATAACTATGGCATAGTATTGAAGGACAATCAACTGATTTATTTCGCCTTCAACAAAGGTATAAGAAAGATGAATCTGTACGACGAGGCTTTAAGCGACATAGTCCGAGAAGAAATGGCCAGTGAAGGTTACATTGCCACATTTAAAGACAACATTTATCATACACACAGACTAAATCACACTGTGACATGTTACAACTTACAAGGTGAAATACAATGGACATTCAAAAATGAAGACGTTCTGAAAAATCCCCTTGGTATTGATGTAGATAGTAATGATAATGTGTACGTGGCCGGGATTCATTCGAATAATGTGGTTGTTATCTCCAATGACGGACAAATATATCGCGAGCTACTAAAACGAGGTATTGATTTTCTATATCCTATCGCACTTCGTTATTATGGACATAAGAAGCAATTGctagtggcaaatattcatGATGAAGCTCGCCTGgttgatttgatttaa
- the LOC134684770 gene encoding uncharacterized protein LOC134684770 has product MASSTGKLCGPCEARYNTTTAVSWCMDCDDGLCSECIEDHRVNKASKKHHTIPVSQYIEIESVSSLIKQECEEHDQRLTFYCLDHCVTACALCVPEKHKQCTSLKTIEELARNAKTSTELFEIEKGIKELDNVFDKLENNRQQNNDTIKDQRKTISTEIKFLRKQINKHLDNIEYDLLTELESKSDLNLSEINMFLAKLKDKGKEIKSLGKTIFLMKETLSDVQVFLATNSIIAKLREEQEWVSMHCNQDSAKESVLDLYINPQLKNLLSDLKHFGAIQVVRNPCQVKVGNCEEQRAQLIVPTIAGRRRNIEKTKLELVRTILFKGGFRIKDCVLVNDGRMIFANSNKNKVLVYTHDEQLSKTISVGKYPFGLAVISTESVAVTCFTDKSINIINIDEGVVKKNINVGKPCSGLSYQNGKLYVLATLTGIMEFDVAGSLIRTIGIDVPDGECYLSVHEDKFCYSSYDGSIACFDSNGREIWRSDVADSGVAVDNYGNYFASDYEKCTLQMISADGKRTKQILDFPAGNHIEGVAFDKKSSLLLVICGYRSARLYRVI; this is encoded by the coding sequence ATGGCATCATCTACTGGTAAGCTATGTGGTCCATGTGAAGCAAGATATAACACTACGACTGCTGTTAGCTGGTGTATGGACTGTGATGATGGACTATGTTCCGAGTGCATAGAGGACCACAGAGTCAACAAAGCAAGTAAGAAACACCATACCATACCAGTAAGTCAGTACATAGAAATAGAATCGGTTTCTTCACTAATCAAGCAGGAATGTGAAGAACATGATCAGAGACTAACTTTTTATTGCCTTGATCATTGCGTCACAGCTTGTGCCCTATGTGTACCAGAAAAACATAAACAGTGCACCAGTCTAAAAACTATCGAAGAACTTGCCCGTAATGCTAAAACGTCGACAGAACTGTTCGAGATTGAAAAGGGAATAAAGGAGCTAGATAATGTTTTTGATAAACTTGAAAATAACCGACAACAAAACAATGATACAATTAAAGACCAACGGAAAACAATTTCAAcggaaattaaatttttgagaaaacAGATAAACAAGCACCTAGATAATATAGAATATGATTTGTTAACGGAGTTAGAATCTAAAAGTGACCTGAATTTATCCGAAATAAACATGTTTCTAGCAAAACTAAAGGATAaaggaaaagaaataaagaGTCTTGGAAAAACAATCTTTCTAATGAAAGAAACCTTATCCGATGTTCAAGTCTTTCTAGCAACAAATAGTATCATTGCAAAATTGCGAGAAGAACAAGAATGGGTGTCAATGCATTGCAACCAAGACTCAGCTAAGGAATCTGTTCTCGATTTATATATTAATCCACAACTGAAGAATTTGCTTTcagatttaaaacattttggggcGATTCAGGTTGTCCGAAATCCGTGTCAAGTTAAAGTAGGAAACTGTGAGGAGCAAAGAGCGCAACTAATTGTCCCGACAATTGCAGGGAGAAGGAGAAATATCGAAAAGACAAAACTGGAACTGGTACGCACGATCTTGTTTAAAGGCGGGTTTCGAATTAAAGATTGTGTTCTTGTCAATGATGGAAGAATGATTTTTGCAAATTCTAATAAGAATAAGGTATTAGTGTATACTCATGATGAACAGTTATCGAAAACAATAAGTGTCGGTAAGTATCCTTTTGGATTGGCCGTGATAAGCACCGAATCTGTGGCTGTAACATGCTTTACTGATAAATccataaacattataaatatcGATGAAGGTGTGGTGAAAAAGAACATAAATGTCGGGAAACCTTGTTCTGGTTTATCTTACCAAAATGGCAAACTGTATGTCCTCGCAACACTCACAGGTATAATGGAGTTTGATGTAGCTGGAAGTCTCATCAGAACAATAGGGATAGATGTTCCAGATGGTGAATGTTACTTATCTGTTCATGAAGATAAGTTTTGTTACTCAAGTTATGATGGATCCATAGCATGCTTTGATAGTAATGGTAGAGAAATCTGGAGATCAGACGTTGCAGATTCTGGTGTAGCAGTTGATAATTACGGAAATTATTTCGCTTCAGATTACGAAAAATGCACTTTGCAAATGATATCAGCTGACGgtaaaagaacaaaacaaattttagatttccCTGCGGGGAATCATATAGAAGGTGTCGCCTTCGACAAGAAAAGCAGTTTATTACTTGTAATATGTGGTTATCGGTCTGCAAGACTTTATCGAGTAATTTAA
- the LOC134684771 gene encoding uncharacterized protein LOC134684771 translates to MATSSQSCGVCDQRHINKPSTIWCTECDEGLCTECQEHHSLSKGTRNHKVISIVKYKQLPADVLKISQSCSKHNQKFQIYCQRHNCPCCSKCIVESHNKCHDIVNLDDVILDSKTSNALSEIEETLVEVAENIKKIREHQQDNLSILKEKRKEIEEEIEKTRIKINNRLDKLQKDLIKELNAYKDKEKSKIGQLLSSLEQKEKEVADCQRNIRNIKQHGTHLQMFLSMKPIKEDVSSKEKFLHSLFQGEDLNQYSLEYKINGAIQNIMSNVISFGEVYIEAKPCDLVLSRKNTKQAQIMVPTVQARSIEDIQLRINKTINTQGQRVYGCCILLDGRLVFTFRDESTVKVFNMEGSKDFEMEIPCGVFHIVNIGDTNTLVVTSGESEKQCLTIIDLESKQIKKTISLASQIYGLVLKDNQLIYSAVNKGIRMINLYDESSSDIVQEEMATEGYLATFKDNIYNTNRLAHTVTCYNLQGGIQWTFQNESVLDNPLGVAVDNDGYVYVVGFWKNNLVVISPDGQQHREVLTESDGLYNPVSLHYCGLKKQLLVANWNDQAHLFDFI, encoded by the coding sequence ATGGCGACATCCTCTCAAAGCTGTGGTGTTTGTGACCAACGTCACATCAACAAACCATCTACAATCTGGTGTACAGAATGTGATGAAGGGCTATGCACAGAATGCCAGGAACATCACAGTTTGTCCAAAGGAACCAGAAACCATAAAGTGATATCAATCGTTAAATACAAGCAATTACCAGCTGATGTACTCAAGATTAGTCAAAGCTGTAGCAAACACaatcaaaagtttcaaattTATTGCCAAAGGCATAATTGTCCTTGTTGCAGCAAGTGTATTGTAGAAAGCCATAACAAATGCCATGACATCGTTAATTTAGATGACGTCATTCTTGATTCAAAAACATCGAATGCTTTGTCTGAGATAGAAGAAACATTAGTTGAAGTAGCAGAAAACATTAAGAAAATTCGTGAGCACCAACAGGACaatctttcaattttgaaaGAGAAGAGAAAGGAAATTGAAGAAGAAATCGAGAAGACCAGAATAAAAATCAACAACCGTCTTGACAAGTTGcaaaaagatttgataaaagaaCTGAATGCGTacaaagataaagaaaaatcGAAAATTGGTCAGTTACTATCATCATTGGAACAGAAGGAAAAGGAAGTTGCCGATTGTCAGCGAAACATTCGAAACATCAAACAACACGGAACTCACCTTCAGATGTTTCTTTCAATGAAGCCTATAAAAGAGGACGTCTCTAGCAAAGAAAAGTTCCTGCACTCATTATTCCAAGGTGAGGATTTGAACCAGTATTCTCTAGAGTATAAAATAAACGGTGCTATTCAGAATATCATGTCAAATGTAATTAGTTTTGGAGAAGTATATATTGAAGCTAAACCTTGCGATCTTGTCCTGAGCAGAAAGAATACTAAACAAGCCCAGATAATGGTACCAACCGTTCAAGCAAGATCCATTGAAGATATACAGCTGCGTATAAACAAGACAATAAACACACAAGGACAACGCGTTTACGGATGTTGCATACTGCTGGATGGTAGATTGGTATTTACTTTCCGCGATGAAAGCACAGTAAAAGTCTTCAACATGGAGGGATCAAAAGATTTTGAGATGGAGATACCGTGTGGAGTATTTCATATAGTTAACATCGGCGATACCAATACATTGGTTGTTACATCCGGGGAATCAGAGAAGCAATGTCTTACCATTATTGACCTGGAGAgtaaacaaattaagaaaacaatttcactGGCTTCTCAGATCTATGGCTTAGTATTGAAGGACAATCAGTTGATTTATTCCGCCGTCAACAAAGGCATACGAATGATAAATCTGTACGACGAGTCTTCGAGTGACATAGTCCAAGAGGAGATGGCCACTGAAGGTTACCTAGCAACATTCAAAGACAACATTTATAATACAAACAGACTAGCACACACTGTTACATGTTATAACCTTCAAGGTGGAATACAATGGACCTTTCAAAATGAAAGCGTTCTGGATAATCCACTAGGGGTCGCTGTAGATAATGATGGTTATGTGTATGTGGTGGGGTTTTGGAAGAACAATCTTGTAGTTATTTCCCCTGACGGACAACAACACAGAGAAGTGTTGACGGAAAGTGATGGTCTTTATAATCCCGTCTCTCTTCATTATTGCGGTTTAAAGAAACAGTTACTAGTAGCGAACTGGAATGACCAGGCtcacttgtttgattttatttga